A genome region from Accipiter gentilis chromosome 13, bAccGen1.1, whole genome shotgun sequence includes the following:
- the LOC126045082 gene encoding rho GTPase-activating protein 44-like, whose translation MHRPPEGVEGARVTQLPSIKLLLEELSGRNAVSVPPGSALPPDAAPAQHQVPASHLLLFSPCPGDDATRQQPGEAGRAPGRGSPAPGPVSSQAALLLCPLQDLLALLHEHGPSTEGIFRLAASERASRELREALDSGAEVRLESQPAHLLAVVLKDFLRKIPSKLLEAELYEEWMSSLQKSSRQEKLAGLKEVAGKLPEANLLLLKRLLALLQNISRNVATSRMTAGNLAICVGPNLLSPPEEHTLPLDAPVQVTGKVRCVYQPATAFWTHPSFALQRWKAMVCCVQVTRLVEFLIEHHGEHFEDEEQEEEEAAGLAGASAEESPAPGAEAGTAEVCQVQKQCDNKSLPLRRWDCCRRDKQDHPPA comes from the exons atGCACAGGCCGCCAGAAGGAGTGGAGGGAGCCCGGGTGACCCAGCTGCCCTCCATCAAGCTCCTGCTGGAGGAGCTGAGCGGCCGCAATGCTGTGAGTGTCCCTCCTGGCTCCGCTCTGCCCCCGGATGCTGCTCCGGCCCAGCATCAGGTGCCCGCTTCTCACCTTCTGCTCTTCTCCCCTTGCCCAGGCGACGACGCTACACGCCAGCAGCCTGGAGAGGCTGGTCGAGCGCCAGGCAGAG gtTCGCCTGCCCCAGGGCCTGTCTCCAGCCAAGCAgctctcctcctctgtcccctgcaggacctgctggctctgctgcacgAGCACGGGCCATCCACGGAGGGGATCTTCCGGCTGGCGGCCAGCGAGCGGGCCTCCCGGGAGCTCAGGGAGGCCCTCGACAGCGGAGCGGAGGTCCGCCTCGAAAGCCAGCCTGCGCACCTGCTGGCCGTCGTCCTGAAG GACTTCCTCCGCAAGATCCCCTCCAAGCTCCTCGAGGCAGAGCTCTACGAGGAGTGGATGAGCTCCCTGCAGAAGtccagcaggcaggagaagcTGGCAGGACTGAAGGA GGTGGCCGGCAAGTTGCCCGAGGCCAACCTCCTCCTGCTCAAGCGCTTGCTGGCCCTGCTGCAAAACATCAGCAGGAACGTGGCCACCAGCAGGATGACTGCGGGCAACCTGGCCATCTGCGTGGGGCCAAACCTCCTCAGCCCACCCGAGGAGCACACGCTCCCCCTGGACGCCCCGGTGCAGGTGACGGGCAAGGTACGCTGTGTTTACCAGCCGGCTACGGCCTTCTGGACCCACCCCAGCTTTGCTCTTCAGAG GTGGAAAGCAATGGTTTGCTGTGTGCAGGTGACGCGGCTGGTGGAGTTCCTCATTGAGCACCACGGGGAACATTTTGAGGacgaggagcaggaggaggaggaggcagctgggcttGCCGGTGCTTCGGCCGAGGAGTCGCCAGCACCGGGGGCAGAAGCAGGAACAGCAGAGGTATGTCAGGTCCAGAAACAGTGTGACAACAAAAGCCTCCCCCTCAGGAGGTGGGACTGCTGCCGCCGGGACAAGCAAGATCATCCACCGGCCTGA